In Alkalihalobacillus sp. FSL W8-0930, a single window of DNA contains:
- a CDS encoding IS4 family transposase: MSLKEEFSTFAKTVLDVLSVPNLRQSARDVGFVQRLKKLKPEDFLSICSFLPQPVGATELTQLCGALSRESNTHLSKQALHQRFDEKGAAFLKHVFFQLAAKQELMAMPPLPETPFSRIRILDATSFERPKKDGTSSDGAKIHLEYELYEGKFLHTLLSGSRESDHHAAYALADTIQPGDLIIRDLGYFSGDHLKQIDRAGASYITRTPANMTYWTRDDQGERIQIKPEEDAKQLEPGAIKDYGVIQLGVKGKNTLQTRVIVQRLTEDQQNKRKAGLRKRRRKGGHTQSADKKDHTQILATNLTQEEMDVQALYPMYSLRWQVEILFKTWKSLFAIDHVRAMNPDRFLCHMYGKLIHILLSSMVAFQCRFYLHQKHHLEGSEYKCIHHAKRAIEESKGYALYHRSSLEDVLENIYENIYRYGRKDHRHRHQSPYDILQIAYETHARME; the protein is encoded by the coding sequence GTGTCTTTAAAAGAGGAGTTCAGTACGTTTGCGAAAACCGTGTTGGACGTTTTATCTGTACCGAACCTTCGCCAATCTGCCCGAGATGTTGGGTTTGTACAGCGTCTAAAGAAATTAAAACCTGAGGATTTCCTAAGTATTTGTTCCTTTCTTCCTCAACCCGTCGGTGCGACAGAGTTAACACAGCTTTGCGGGGCTCTTTCACGTGAATCCAATACCCACCTTTCCAAACAAGCCTTACATCAACGCTTCGATGAAAAAGGAGCGGCTTTTTTGAAGCATGTGTTTTTTCAATTGGCGGCCAAACAAGAGTTGATGGCCATGCCACCTCTTCCTGAGACCCCGTTTTCTCGGATCCGCATCTTAGATGCGACTTCATTTGAACGACCAAAGAAAGATGGTACTTCTTCAGATGGAGCGAAAATTCATTTAGAGTATGAGCTATATGAGGGGAAATTTTTGCATACCTTACTTTCCGGTTCAAGAGAAAGTGACCATCACGCCGCCTATGCATTAGCCGATACGATTCAACCAGGTGATTTGATCATCCGTGATCTCGGCTACTTTTCTGGCGACCATTTGAAACAAATCGATCGTGCAGGCGCTTCTTATATCACGCGGACGCCGGCCAATATGACCTATTGGACTAGAGATGATCAAGGGGAACGAATCCAAATCAAACCAGAAGAAGATGCGAAGCAGCTAGAACCGGGAGCGATCAAAGATTATGGGGTCATCCAATTAGGGGTCAAAGGAAAGAACACCCTTCAAACCCGTGTCATCGTGCAACGATTGACAGAGGATCAACAAAACAAGAGGAAAGCCGGTTTACGAAAAAGAAGACGGAAAGGGGGTCATACCCAATCCGCCGACAAAAAGGATCATACCCAAATCCTTGCCACTAACCTAACACAGGAAGAAATGGATGTGCAAGCATTGTATCCGATGTATTCCTTACGCTGGCAAGTCGAGATTCTTTTCAAAACGTGGAAATCCCTTTTCGCCATTGATCACGTGCGCGCGATGAATCCAGATCGGTTTCTCTGCCACATGTATGGGAAACTTATACACATTCTGCTTTCTTCGATGGTGGCGTTTCAATGCCGGTTCTATCTTCATCAAAAACACCACCTCGAAGGCAGTGAATACAAGTGTATCCATCATGCCAAAAGGGCTATAGAAGAGTCAAAAGGATACGCTCTCTATCATCGTTCTTCATTAGAAGACGTTCTAGAAAATATCTACGAGAACATTTACCGATATGGACGAAAAGACCATCGCCACCGCCATCAAAGTCCCTATGACATCTTACAGATCGCCTATGAAACACATGCGCGTATGGAGTAA
- a CDS encoding GNAT family N-acetyltransferase, with translation MLTYDIIEYDERFAAAVAKMWNESREGWGGDSEVETEEDRRLAEQTNGNILTLLAFDGESVIGYCGFSEYKGDEGALYIPLLNVHPEHHGKGVGKRLVLEAVKRTTEQGWPRLDLYTWPGNTKAVPLYKRCGFFWEERDDRVHLLNFIPKILNHPVLGQSVQPSTWYADLKRDIEIKPDGEKENGFVFYTYQFETENGPVSAKIEQSGRGISSFSTREYDVEFTLPTQLMLLSGEYEGTLHLSTKNGPIQLEAKVEDHPYISGQTHIDEMVSGTKSFTIPFRVQQAPELQQSKWKTHPKLTLTVSLNGEEFQLELGTSIQKPVTIEPFLLKEQGLYCMQVKNQLDEVQKVILNGAGLPEPVELSLNPSEKQVITAPLFQEVAGEMKIDLQIQSTLSWLDSSYEETLHLAIPSRNEAFVMETPTCLYLYNGAYVMKWSKEDHVATLEDAFTSKKMPLVFLHPVIGKPATHALAKQSWTRYSWEKQAGGIELRLQYELTKPECTITRIIHWSTAGELTMALELSNPKEDVKDVYVGQLFYAEEEQVVFPMNGSVLAADDVALDLLPLEQMDEPWMFIDGGSHTFAFEWAYGATLYTPSWQAVFEQSVHAISANGTHQFEPLKIAIDVHKDWKAFKPHATSVPVKSLMDLTFTKGHGFYKPGDEQELTLEQFSQKITSGSLRLSHGKEEEVHLEGLDRLVLNEAFHSESVTTFKVELETDSHKTSYSLKGIPIGEGEVTKSIDHEHGMDIWTVTNGKLAFKVAPDYFPTMYSLQTQTKEWLDHSFPEPGPKSWWNPWGGGIHSIPNNVNLYTILKQKISSSFVKLTDQWGHQWEGIKLTVEFTDHDRWKGLKLEQYYVTLPESPVIATFYDINYPNQLLHADAIKSVAFLEKKEASLHIYPFDSDKSFNKSGSEELEVSLSTMSHVTRIWDEKVQEGLAVISTDIENQRSVYSNAEVFVYEASTEYTAYLSDSNIRSKPIFYCMTDEHHSTSGWEWLKQLRFTEVTV, from the coding sequence GTGTTAACCTATGACATTATTGAGTACGATGAACGCTTTGCGGCAGCTGTGGCAAAGATGTGGAACGAGAGCAGAGAAGGCTGGGGTGGTGATTCCGAAGTTGAGACGGAAGAAGATCGCCGACTGGCTGAACAAACAAATGGAAATATCCTTACCTTACTCGCATTTGATGGTGAGTCTGTCATTGGATATTGTGGATTCTCGGAGTATAAAGGAGATGAGGGCGCCCTTTATATCCCTTTGTTAAATGTACATCCAGAGCATCACGGAAAAGGTGTGGGAAAACGCCTTGTCCTTGAAGCGGTTAAACGTACCACCGAACAAGGCTGGCCGAGATTGGATTTGTATACGTGGCCAGGGAATACAAAAGCAGTTCCCCTTTATAAGCGGTGTGGGTTCTTTTGGGAAGAACGGGACGACCGCGTACATTTATTAAACTTCATTCCGAAAATCCTGAATCATCCTGTGTTAGGCCAATCTGTTCAACCATCTACCTGGTACGCTGATCTTAAGCGAGACATTGAGATCAAGCCAGATGGTGAGAAAGAAAATGGATTTGTATTTTATACATATCAATTTGAAACAGAGAACGGACCTGTTTCTGCCAAGATTGAGCAGAGTGGTAGAGGCATATCCAGCTTTTCAACTAGAGAGTATGATGTTGAATTTACATTGCCTACTCAACTAATGTTACTTTCAGGTGAATATGAGGGTACGTTGCATCTTAGTACCAAAAATGGACCTATACAGCTTGAAGCGAAGGTAGAGGATCATCCATATATTTCAGGACAGACTCACATTGATGAAATGGTTTCTGGAACAAAATCATTTACAATCCCGTTCCGAGTACAGCAGGCACCAGAGCTCCAACAGTCCAAATGGAAAACCCATCCCAAGCTCACTTTGACTGTTTCATTAAATGGAGAGGAATTTCAGCTTGAGCTTGGTACGAGCATTCAAAAGCCTGTTACGATCGAGCCGTTTCTACTGAAAGAACAAGGACTTTATTGCATGCAAGTGAAAAATCAATTAGATGAAGTACAGAAGGTGATATTGAACGGAGCAGGTTTACCGGAACCTGTTGAATTAAGTCTTAACCCATCTGAGAAGCAAGTGATTACGGCTCCACTTTTTCAAGAAGTGGCAGGTGAAATGAAGATCGACTTACAGATCCAATCTACACTAAGCTGGCTTGACTCAAGTTATGAAGAAACCCTACATTTAGCGATTCCATCTAGAAATGAAGCATTTGTGATGGAGACGCCAACGTGTCTCTATCTATACAACGGGGCATATGTCATGAAATGGAGTAAAGAAGATCATGTGGCTACGTTAGAGGATGCATTTACTTCAAAGAAAATGCCTCTCGTCTTTCTTCATCCTGTCATTGGTAAGCCGGCCACGCACGCGTTAGCTAAACAATCATGGACACGTTATAGCTGGGAAAAACAAGCTGGAGGAATTGAATTAAGACTACAATACGAGCTAACTAAGCCGGAATGTACAATCACTCGTATCATTCATTGGTCAACTGCTGGAGAGTTAACGATGGCACTCGAGTTATCTAATCCTAAAGAAGATGTAAAGGATGTATATGTTGGCCAACTCTTTTATGCAGAAGAGGAGCAGGTGGTCTTTCCAATGAATGGTTCAGTGCTTGCTGCAGATGATGTTGCGCTTGATTTGTTACCTCTAGAGCAAATGGATGAGCCGTGGATGTTTATAGATGGAGGCTCCCATACCTTTGCATTTGAATGGGCATATGGTGCCACATTATATACGCCAAGCTGGCAAGCCGTATTTGAACAGAGCGTACATGCGATATCTGCTAATGGAACACATCAATTTGAACCATTAAAAATCGCTATCGATGTTCACAAGGATTGGAAGGCTTTTAAGCCGCATGCCACAAGCGTACCTGTCAAATCATTAATGGACCTGACGTTTACGAAAGGTCACGGTTTCTATAAGCCTGGAGACGAACAAGAGCTTACTCTCGAGCAGTTCTCTCAAAAGATCACAAGTGGTAGTCTCCGTTTAAGTCACGGAAAAGAAGAAGAGGTTCATCTTGAAGGCTTGGACCGTCTTGTATTAAATGAAGCATTCCACTCAGAATCAGTTACCACCTTTAAAGTTGAGCTTGAAACGGATTCACATAAAACCAGCTATTCTTTAAAGGGTATACCGATTGGGGAAGGTGAAGTCACTAAAAGCATTGATCATGAGCATGGGATGGATATATGGACCGTTACGAATGGCAAGCTGGCCTTTAAAGTGGCTCCCGATTATTTTCCAACGATGTATTCGCTGCAAACACAAACGAAAGAGTGGTTGGATCATAGCTTTCCAGAACCTGGGCCAAAGTCTTGGTGGAACCCTTGGGGTGGGGGCATTCACTCAATTCCTAACAACGTGAATTTGTATACAATTTTAAAACAGAAGATAAGTTCATCCTTTGTCAAACTAACGGATCAATGGGGACATCAGTGGGAAGGGATTAAGCTAACTGTTGAATTCACAGATCACGATCGATGGAAAGGGTTAAAGCTTGAGCAGTATTATGTTACGCTGCCAGAGAGCCCAGTTATTGCAACATTCTACGACATTAACTATCCAAATCAATTGCTTCATGCAGATGCAATAAAGTCTGTCGCATTTCTGGAGAAAAAAGAAGCATCGTTACACATCTATCCATTTGATTCAGATAAATCATTTAACAAATCTGGATCAGAAGAGCTTGAAGTCTCTCTTTCCACCATGAGTCATGTTACACGAATTTGGGATGAGAAGGTTCAAGAAGGTTTGGCTGTTATTTCAACAGATATAGAAAATCAACGATCTGTTTATTCGAATGCAGAAGTATTTGTATATGAAGCAAGTACAGAATATACAGCCTACTTGTCTGATTCAAACATTCGTTCGAAACCAATATTCTATTGCATGACGGATGAGCATCATTCTACGTCTGGATGGGAATGGCTAAAACAACTTAGATTTACGGAGGTCACTGTATGA
- a CDS encoding TatD family hydrolase, translating to MKVIDAHLHFSNIQSFKETATDLSEISYDAAGLMKEYKEANVVLGIGMGVTERVPGEFPDRTTSSLMGLDLENRPKEIMCCIGINPFLFSEASLVELEEELQKDWIVGIKIYLGYYPYYAYDDVYQPIYRLAKHYDVPIVYHTGDTYAEKGLLKYSHPLTIDEVAVEHRDVRFMMAHFGDPWCLTAAEVIYKNRNVYADLSGLIVGTDERVGRHFDRDNRYFDHLRQALVYCDSYDRLLFGTDWPLVQVKPYMEWLADMIPEAFHEDFFYHTATKVFPKINKFL from the coding sequence ATGAAAGTAATTGATGCACATCTGCACTTCTCAAACATTCAATCGTTTAAAGAAACGGCAACTGATTTGTCTGAGATCTCCTATGATGCAGCAGGGTTAATGAAAGAGTATAAAGAAGCGAATGTAGTACTTGGGATCGGTATGGGTGTGACTGAACGAGTGCCAGGTGAATTTCCGGATCGAACAACCTCAAGCTTGATGGGGCTGGACCTGGAAAATCGACCGAAAGAAATTATGTGCTGTATTGGAATCAATCCGTTTCTTTTTTCCGAGGCTTCTTTAGTCGAGCTAGAAGAAGAATTACAGAAGGATTGGATTGTTGGGATTAAGATTTATTTAGGATACTATCCTTACTATGCATATGATGATGTCTATCAGCCGATTTACCGATTGGCTAAGCATTACGACGTTCCCATTGTATATCATACTGGCGATACATATGCAGAAAAAGGGCTATTAAAATACTCTCATCCACTAACCATAGATGAAGTTGCAGTCGAGCATCGTGACGTACGGTTTATGATGGCGCATTTCGGTGATCCCTGGTGCTTAACGGCAGCAGAAGTGATTTACAAAAATCGAAATGTGTATGCTGACCTGTCAGGATTAATTGTTGGGACGGATGAAAGAGTAGGACGTCACTTTGACCGAGATAATCGATATTTTGATCATTTACGTCAAGCATTGGTGTATTGTGATAGCTACGATCGTTTACTATTTGGAACAGACTGGCCACTTGTGCAAGTGAAACCATACATGGAATGGCTAGCTGATATGATTCCAGAAGCCTTTCATGAGGATTTCTTTTATCATACGGCAACAAAGGTGTTCCCCAAGATCAATAAGTTTCTATAA
- a CDS encoding chromate transporter, translating to MNLSLQKDLFIAFFRSTMLGYGGGPSAIPLVHDEVVKRYKWMDDEEFADVLAIGNTLPGPIATKMAGYIGYRLGGWAGMLNALFATVIPTVVILIVLLSILASFSESSIVEGMTQAVTPVVGVMLLVMTYNFTKQSGKGLGWIWTSILAVVSLIGMQFLGIHPAIIIVILICYALFKPTQKQKENQTS from the coding sequence ATGAATTTGTCGTTACAGAAAGATTTATTTATCGCGTTTTTCAGGTCAACCATGCTTGGCTATGGTGGGGGACCGTCTGCGATTCCACTTGTTCACGATGAAGTGGTAAAGCGTTACAAATGGATGGATGACGAGGAATTCGCAGATGTACTGGCGATCGGGAATACGCTTCCTGGGCCGATCGCAACAAAGATGGCTGGATATATTGGGTATCGTTTAGGTGGCTGGGCCGGTATGCTGAATGCATTATTTGCGACGGTCATTCCAACGGTTGTCATCTTAATTGTTTTACTAAGCATCCTCGCATCCTTTAGTGAATCATCGATTGTTGAAGGAATGACTCAAGCTGTTACACCTGTTGTTGGAGTGATGCTACTCGTGATGACATACAACTTCACTAAACAATCTGGTAAAGGACTAGGGTGGATTTGGACGAGTATTTTAGCCGTTGTTAGTTTAATCGGCATGCAGTTTCTAGGCATACATCCGGCAATTATTATAGTTATTTTAATTTGTTATGCCTTATTTAAGCCGACACAAAAGCAAAAAGAAAATCAAACAAGCTAA
- a CDS encoding chromate transporter, with the protein MVYIHLFIAFFIPGIVGYGGGPPSIPLVQNEVVNRYGWMTNQDFGELVALANALPGPIATKLAGQIGYEVAGIPGAVVALFATVAPTVFLMIILLNILLKFKDSPKIKLLTKLIKPTIAILLGILAFEFFVTSWDGAGSVQTVILIIASLLLLEKFKVHPAFVILGSLIYGAIFLS; encoded by the coding sequence ATGGTTTATATACATTTATTTATCGCATTTTTTATTCCCGGCATTGTTGGATATGGTGGGGGACCTCCTTCCATTCCACTTGTTCAAAATGAAGTAGTAAACCGATACGGTTGGATGACAAACCAAGATTTTGGGGAACTTGTCGCTCTAGCTAATGCCTTACCAGGACCCATTGCAACAAAGCTTGCGGGTCAAATAGGCTATGAGGTTGCTGGTATTCCAGGAGCTGTAGTCGCCTTATTTGCAACGGTCGCTCCAACGGTCTTTTTGATGATTATTCTATTAAATATTCTTTTGAAATTTAAAGATTCACCAAAGATTAAGCTGCTAACAAAATTAATCAAACCAACGATTGCAATCTTACTTGGGATTCTAGCATTTGAGTTCTTTGTCACATCGTGGGACGGAGCAGGATCGGTTCAAACGGTTATTTTAATCATAGCGAGTCTTTTATTACTTGAAAAGTTTAAAGTGCACCCAGCTTTTGTTATCTTAGGGTCTCTTATTTACGGAGCTATTTTTCTATCATAA
- a CDS encoding M3 family oligoendopeptidase: MHYPENWDLETFFKGGSESAEFQTFLNETGKEQDQLEADLKGTLTEDELVNGLVRVQDIAVRAQHAGGFVSCLTAQNVKDKQALLLQGQLLELSAKQQNLVAALDQMLAELDESAFAQLIARPELKDVTFNLNEKRQKAKDKLSPEEEKLASGLAIDGYHAWGNFYNQAVGRMEIPFEEDGETKLLSAGQLQNRMNSSDRSVREKAFKVNEEAWQKEADVFSQTLNHLAGFRLKLYEARGWTNVLKEPLYYNRMQEQTLNAMWDTITANKPALYRFMEKKAELLGVEKLSFHDVTAPLPVENDQKISYQEACELIIKHFRTFSPELADFTEGALRDGWIEAEDRPGKRPGGFCTGFPLKKQSRIFMTYDGSMANVATLAHELGHAYHTYCLKEKQPFARQYAMNVAETASTFAETIVADALVEEATDKQLKLSLLENKISRALAFFMNIHARFLFETRFYEARKNKSLSVNELNALMEEAQREAYGEQLSAYSPTFWASKLHFHITGVPFYNFPYTFGYLFSLGIYKQAAESEGSFEQAYISLLEDTASMTVEELAQKHLQADLTDSSFWQQAIDVVLEDVEEFIRLSEQ, encoded by the coding sequence ATGCATTATCCAGAGAATTGGGACTTAGAAACGTTTTTTAAAGGTGGAAGTGAATCCGCTGAATTCCAGACTTTTTTAAATGAAACAGGTAAAGAGCAGGATCAGCTTGAAGCTGATTTAAAAGGAACATTAACAGAAGATGAGCTAGTAAATGGCCTTGTTCGTGTTCAAGACATTGCGGTAAGAGCTCAGCATGCAGGTGGCTTTGTTAGTTGTCTAACTGCACAAAATGTAAAAGATAAACAAGCTCTTTTACTTCAGGGACAGCTACTTGAGCTAAGTGCCAAACAGCAAAACCTTGTGGCAGCTCTTGACCAAATGTTAGCTGAACTAGATGAAAGTGCATTTGCACAGTTAATCGCTCGTCCAGAGTTAAAGGATGTGACGTTTAACTTAAATGAAAAGCGTCAAAAAGCAAAGGACAAGCTTTCTCCAGAAGAAGAAAAGCTGGCTTCGGGTCTCGCAATTGATGGCTATCATGCATGGGGGAACTTCTATAATCAAGCAGTTGGTCGAATGGAAATTCCATTTGAAGAAGATGGAGAAACAAAGCTTCTATCTGCAGGACAGCTCCAAAATCGGATGAATAGCAGTGATCGTTCTGTCCGTGAAAAAGCATTTAAGGTGAACGAAGAGGCGTGGCAGAAGGAAGCGGATGTGTTCTCACAAACACTGAATCATCTTGCCGGCTTTCGTTTAAAGCTTTACGAGGCACGCGGATGGACAAACGTATTAAAAGAGCCGCTTTACTACAACCGGATGCAGGAACAAACGCTTAACGCGATGTGGGATACGATTACTGCCAACAAACCAGCGCTTTATAGATTTATGGAGAAAAAAGCAGAGCTCCTTGGAGTAGAAAAGCTGTCCTTCCATGATGTAACAGCACCACTACCAGTTGAGAACGATCAAAAGATCAGCTATCAAGAGGCGTGTGAGTTAATTATCAAGCATTTCCGTACATTCAGCCCTGAGCTTGCTGACTTTACAGAAGGTGCCCTTCGTGATGGCTGGATTGAAGCAGAGGATCGCCCTGGAAAAAGACCTGGTGGATTCTGTACAGGCTTCCCGTTAAAGAAGCAATCGCGTATCTTTATGACGTATGATGGATCGATGGCCAATGTGGCAACACTTGCACATGAATTAGGACATGCGTATCATACATATTGTTTAAAAGAAAAACAGCCATTCGCTCGTCAGTATGCGATGAACGTAGCTGAAACAGCTTCGACATTTGCAGAAACAATTGTAGCAGATGCTCTTGTTGAAGAAGCAACGGACAAGCAGTTAAAGCTTTCTTTACTTGAGAATAAGATTTCTCGTGCCCTTGCTTTCTTTATGAATATCCATGCACGTTTCTTATTTGAAACAAGATTCTACGAGGCACGTAAGAATAAAAGCTTATCTGTTAATGAGTTGAATGCGTTAATGGAAGAAGCACAGCGCGAAGCATACGGAGAACAGCTTTCTGCATACTCTCCAACCTTCTGGGCTTCCAAGCTACACTTCCATATTACAGGCGTTCCGTTCTATAACTTCCCGTATACATTTGGATACTTGTTTAGTCTGGGGATCTACAAGCAAGCAGCTGAGTCAGAAGGTTCGTTCGAGCAAGCTTATATCTCACTACTTGAAGATACAGCGAGCATGACAGTAGAAGAGCTGGCACAGAAGCATTTGCAGGCTGATCTAACGGATTCATCATTCTGGCAGCAGGCCATTGATGTGGTACTCGAAGATGTAGAAGAATTTATTCGGTTGTCTGAACAATAA
- a CDS encoding bile acid:sodium symporter family protein, which yields MLEMTNRMLERALPFLTPVAVVIGVVLSSFASTIVFMVPFLFSYITFASSVAISPKDVRNVIQYPVPILISMLILQIIMPVIAFCVGHLFFPGNIETTTGLLLAFSIPTGVVTLMWVSIYGGSRSLTLAIILINTIISPFVVPLTLTIFIGNQIALDTWGVMSGLIMMVILPSALGIFVNYLRKGKVTTLSKSMAPFAKLCLLTVIALNASVAAPYLSQVNGFVISVFLVVLGLAIAGYALGLVFSKWLGFSNATTISMMYNSGMRNIGVGAAIAVVYFPPAVTLPVIMGTLFQQILAALFGKIVSNRMKREMVELETPVMR from the coding sequence ATGTTAGAAATGACAAATCGAATGCTTGAGCGAGCTCTACCTTTTTTAACACCAGTTGCCGTTGTCATTGGTGTGGTGCTTAGTTCATTTGCATCAACAATCGTTTTTATGGTTCCATTTCTTTTTTCATATATTACATTTGCGAGCAGTGTTGCTATTAGTCCAAAGGATGTACGGAATGTCATTCAGTATCCCGTCCCTATTCTGATCAGCATGCTTATTTTACAAATCATTATGCCGGTCATTGCTTTTTGTGTAGGGCATCTATTTTTTCCGGGTAACATCGAAACAACAACAGGACTGCTTTTAGCATTTTCCATTCCAACTGGAGTAGTCACACTGATGTGGGTTTCCATTTACGGAGGAAGCCGATCCCTAACCCTTGCGATCATTTTAATCAATACAATTATCTCTCCATTTGTGGTTCCATTAACGTTAACTATTTTCATAGGGAACCAAATTGCACTTGATACATGGGGTGTGATGAGTGGCTTAATTATGATGGTTATCCTGCCTTCAGCATTAGGGATTTTCGTTAACTATCTACGAAAAGGAAAAGTCACAACACTAAGTAAATCAATGGCTCCGTTTGCTAAACTATGTTTGTTAACGGTCATTGCATTAAATGCATCTGTGGCAGCCCCTTATTTGTCTCAGGTTAATGGATTTGTCATCAGTGTCTTTCTTGTAGTTCTTGGTTTAGCGATTGCAGGTTATGCACTCGGTCTCGTTTTTTCAAAATGGCTTGGGTTTTCTAATGCCACAACAATCAGCATGATGTATAACAGCGGAATGCGAAACATCGGTGTAGGCGCAGCCATTGCCGTTGTGTATTTCCCTCCGGCTGTCACGCTTCCTGTGATTATGGGCACACTGTTCCAACAAATCCTCGCCGCCCTATTCGGAAAAATTGTCTCAAACCGAATGAAGCGAGAGATGGTTGAGCTTGAAACACCTGTGATGAGATAG
- a CDS encoding cytochrome d ubiquinol oxidase subunit II, with translation MESINIALLIIWAFLFIYAIAGSIDFGAGFWAMYYQNQTDTESSSIANRYLSPSWEVTNVFLVLLVVAFVGFFPGGAASLGTLMIVPFCLVLILLTIRSAFMVYSHSVKRYTRLFTIFSGLTGLLIPALLITILPAAIGGYVMNDGVNQYILVDKLFSSSTFYTHIGFGLATELFLSSLLLSDYAREANSMETYHTYRRNAMTLGPITLAFAVAAIYTLIPHAPWMFDNITDSFRLILLGLSFLAFVVGYSALWWPAKAKRKIGQPRYAVIFIIIQFGLASFAYSSAQLPYLLYPDITVQDAFTNETMFRLLLFGYAGGMAVLIPVFIWFWRLFMKDKRYLLK, from the coding sequence GTGGAGTCCATCAATATAGCCTTACTCATTATTTGGGCATTCTTGTTTATTTACGCAATTGCTGGTTCGATCGACTTTGGAGCTGGGTTTTGGGCGATGTATTATCAAAATCAAACAGACACCGAGTCCTCTAGTATTGCCAACCGATACTTATCACCATCATGGGAAGTAACAAATGTGTTTCTTGTTCTACTCGTCGTCGCATTTGTTGGATTTTTCCCGGGTGGCGCTGCGTCGCTTGGTACGTTAATGATTGTGCCGTTTTGCCTAGTATTGATTCTGTTAACCATTCGTAGTGCCTTTATGGTCTACTCTCATAGTGTAAAACGATATACAAGGCTGTTCACCATCTTCTCTGGATTAACAGGCCTGTTAATCCCTGCCCTACTCATCACCATCCTGCCAGCAGCTATCGGCGGTTATGTGATGAATGATGGGGTGAATCAATACATTCTCGTCGATAAATTATTTTCAAGCTCAACTTTCTATACACATATCGGCTTCGGGTTAGCAACTGAGCTATTTCTTTCTTCCCTCTTGCTAAGTGACTATGCCAGAGAAGCGAATTCAATGGAAACGTATCACACGTACCGCCGCAATGCGATGACTCTTGGTCCAATTACTCTCGCTTTTGCAGTAGCGGCCATTTATACCTTGATCCCTCATGCACCATGGATGTTCGATAACATTACCGATAGTTTCAGGTTAATATTGCTCGGCTTATCCTTTCTTGCTTTTGTTGTTGGATATAGTGCCTTATGGTGGCCTGCTAAAGCAAAACGCAAAATCGGACAGCCCAGATACGCTGTGATTTTTATCATTATTCAATTCGGGCTAGCAAGCTTTGCATATAGCTCCGCTCAGCTTCCTTACTTGCTTTATCCGGATATCACGGTTCAAGATGCGTTTACGAATGAAACGATGTTCAGATTGCTTCTCTTTGGATATGCAGGTGGGATGGCCGTCTTGATCCCAGTGTTTATTTGGTTCTGGCGGTTGTTTATGAAGGATAAGAGGTATCTGTTGAAATAA